A window of the Aquimarina spinulae genome harbors these coding sequences:
- a CDS encoding glycosyltransferase family 4 protein — protein MKMDVLFVSSGNTKNGISPIVFNQGNSLIKLGHDVSFFTIKGKGFSGYLKHIFILRKFLKHHSYDIIHAHYSLSAIVAALAGGKPLIVSLMGSDVKTSFLLKYMIRIFNFFFWNKIIVKSLDMKTSSGIKTVNVLPNGVDFKKFRPFSKKEAIEITQWDPNKRHILFAANPKRKVKNYQLAKNAFELLDHKDIELQSLIDIPNTQMPAYFNAADVIILTSFWEGSPNVIKEAMACNCKIVAVNVGDIKETIRNTPGCFVTGFNKTDIANKIDKALEYPKKTEGRIRISHLDSEVIAPKLISIYKETL, from the coding sequence ATGAAAATGGATGTACTTTTTGTAAGTAGCGGAAATACAAAGAATGGAATATCTCCTATTGTTTTTAATCAAGGTAATTCTCTGATTAAGCTAGGGCATGATGTTTCTTTCTTTACAATCAAAGGTAAAGGGTTTAGTGGATATCTAAAACATATTTTTATACTAAGAAAATTTCTGAAACACCATTCTTATGACATTATTCATGCTCATTACTCACTTAGTGCCATAGTTGCAGCTTTGGCAGGAGGAAAACCATTAATAGTCTCTCTAATGGGGAGTGATGTAAAAACTTCTTTCTTACTAAAATATATGATCAGAATATTCAATTTCTTTTTCTGGAATAAGATTATCGTAAAATCTCTGGATATGAAAACGTCTTCTGGTATTAAAACGGTAAATGTTTTACCTAATGGGGTAGATTTTAAAAAATTCAGACCGTTTTCTAAAAAGGAAGCCATAGAAATTACACAATGGGACCCCAATAAACGACACATCCTTTTTGCAGCAAATCCCAAAAGAAAAGTAAAAAACTATCAGTTGGCAAAAAATGCTTTTGAATTACTTGATCATAAGGATATAGAATTGCAATCACTTATAGATATTCCTAATACACAAATGCCTGCATATTTTAATGCTGCAGATGTAATTATTCTTACAAGTTTTTGGGAGGGATCTCCCAATGTAATTAAAGAAGCTATGGCCTGTAATTGTAAAATTGTAGCTGTTAATGTAGGAGATATAAAAGAGACTATTAGAAATACGCCAGGATGCTTTGTTACGGGTTTTAATAAAACCGATATAGCTAATAAAATTGATAAAGCATTAGAATATCCAAAAAAGACAGAAGGTAGAATACGTATTTCTCACCTGGATTCTGAAGTTATCGCTCCTAAACTAATATCCATTTATAAAGAAACTTTATAA
- a CDS encoding MBOAT family O-acyltransferase, which yields MIFNSIDFALFIPIVFVLYWFVFNKNLRIQNFLIVIASYVFYGWWDWRFLSLIFFSSIVDYSVGLGLKKYKETSKRKLLLWTSILVNLGFLGFFKYYNFFLDNFVTAFTFLGVEIKGNSLHIILPVGISFYTFQTLSYTIDVYKHKLEPTKSFIAFSAFVAFFPQLVAGPIERATNLLPQFYEKRSFNYDKATDGLRQILWGLFKKVVIADTCAGYANTIFNDSEMFSGSTLVMGALFFTFQIYGDFSGYSDIAIGTSRLFGFNLNRNFAYPYFSRDIAEFWRRWHISLSTWFRDYLYIPLGGSRGGSWMKIRNTFIIFLVSGFWHGANWTFIIWGGLNAIYFLPLLLLNKNRSNLNVVASNSVFPSFRELISILITFGLTVFAWIFFRAESVTHAFSYINEIFSSSLFKYPEIFPKKVVLLIVMFMGLEWLGRKNEFAIENINYRFPVPVRWASYLMLIGMIFYYSGKVQQFIYFQF from the coding sequence ATGATTTTTAATTCAATCGATTTTGCATTGTTTATACCCATCGTATTTGTCTTGTACTGGTTTGTATTCAATAAAAATTTAAGAATACAGAACTTTCTTATTGTTATTGCAAGTTATGTTTTTTATGGCTGGTGGGATTGGAGGTTTTTATCTTTAATTTTTTTTAGTAGCATTGTTGATTATTCTGTTGGATTGGGTTTAAAAAAATACAAAGAAACGTCTAAACGAAAACTGTTATTATGGACAAGTATTTTAGTCAATCTTGGGTTTTTAGGTTTTTTTAAATATTATAATTTTTTCCTGGATAACTTTGTCACAGCCTTTACTTTTTTGGGAGTCGAAATTAAAGGCAATTCACTTCATATTATTCTTCCAGTCGGAATTAGTTTTTATACTTTTCAAACTCTAAGCTATACCATCGATGTGTATAAACACAAATTAGAGCCTACAAAATCTTTTATTGCATTTTCTGCTTTTGTTGCTTTTTTTCCTCAGCTGGTTGCGGGGCCAATAGAAAGAGCTACTAATCTCTTACCACAATTTTATGAAAAGAGAAGCTTTAACTATGATAAAGCTACCGATGGTTTACGACAGATTTTATGGGGGCTATTTAAAAAGGTTGTTATTGCCGATACTTGCGCGGGATATGCGAATACAATATTTAACGATTCAGAAATGTTTTCGGGTAGTACCTTAGTCATGGGAGCTTTATTTTTCACATTTCAGATTTACGGAGATTTTTCTGGATACTCAGATATTGCTATTGGTACTTCTCGGTTATTTGGGTTTAACCTTAACCGTAACTTTGCGTATCCTTATTTTTCGAGAGATATTGCCGAGTTTTGGAGACGATGGCATATTTCATTGTCTACCTGGTTTAGAGATTATCTGTACATCCCGTTAGGAGGAAGTAGAGGAGGAAGTTGGATGAAAATAAGAAACACGTTTATAATTTTTCTTGTTAGTGGATTTTGGCATGGTGCCAATTGGACATTCATTATTTGGGGAGGATTAAATGCTATATATTTCCTTCCACTTCTTTTATTGAACAAGAACCGTTCAAATCTTAATGTTGTAGCTTCAAATAGTGTTTTTCCTTCGTTTCGTGAATTAATAAGCATCCTTATCACTTTTGGACTTACTGTTTTTGCCTGGATTTTTTTTAGAGCAGAAAGCGTAACGCATGCCTTTAGTTATATAAATGAAATTTTTTCTTCGTCATTGTTTAAATACCCAGAAATATTCCCTAAAAAAGTAGTGTTGCTTATTGTCATGTTTATGGGGCTGGAGTGGTTAGGTCGTAAAAACGAATTTGCAATAGAAAATATTAATTATAGGTTCCCTGTTCCTGTTAGGTGGGCAAGTTATCTTATGCTAATTGGAATGATATTTTATTACTCAGGAAAAGTACAACAATTCATCTATTTTCAATTTTAA
- a CDS encoding sugar transferase, whose protein sequence is MIIRTISAETYAILDKKNKDLTDSISSGTKPYALRGKSKVAIEKIITRKLGNDACDFISNHLREFRLFDVLLCDTRDKSNIETYQKESFRAIVNLQEVNHYRRINKFLEMVNHKLPEGGLFINTIETYETRKEKILKKFPKPLNYLYYLGDFIFHRVSPKLRWSKKIYFNITKGYGRVLTKAEVLGRLYSCGFDIIEEKVIDNKLYFVAKKTKLPLYDMNPTYGPLISLKRVGKNGKLINVYKLRTMHPYSEYLQHYVFQKNNLKKGGKLKNDFRISNTGKLLRKYWIDELPMVLNFLKGDMKLIGGRPLSSHYFSLYTRELQEKRIKFKPGLIPPFYADMPETLEEIIASEMKYLTAYERNPILTDINYLFKIIKNIVVKGKRSF, encoded by the coding sequence ATGATTATCAGAACTATTAGTGCTGAAACTTATGCTATTTTAGATAAGAAGAATAAAGACCTTACTGATTCTATTTCTTCTGGCACTAAACCTTATGCGTTAAGGGGTAAAAGTAAGGTTGCAATCGAAAAAATAATTACCAGAAAATTGGGTAATGATGCTTGTGATTTTATAAGTAATCATCTGCGAGAATTTAGATTGTTTGATGTGTTGCTTTGTGATACCAGAGATAAAAGTAATATTGAAACATATCAAAAAGAATCATTTCGGGCGATTGTAAATCTACAAGAAGTTAACCACTACAGACGAATTAATAAATTTCTTGAAATGGTAAATCATAAATTACCAGAAGGAGGATTGTTTATTAATACGATAGAAACTTATGAAACCCGTAAAGAAAAAATACTTAAAAAATTTCCTAAACCTTTAAATTACCTATACTATTTAGGTGATTTTATCTTTCATAGAGTTAGTCCAAAGCTAAGGTGGTCCAAGAAAATATATTTTAATATTACAAAGGGGTACGGTAGAGTATTAACAAAGGCCGAAGTGTTAGGAAGATTATATAGTTGTGGTTTTGATATAATAGAGGAAAAAGTAATTGATAATAAATTATATTTTGTAGCGAAAAAAACAAAACTTCCTCTGTATGATATGAATCCTACATATGGCCCTTTAATTAGCCTGAAACGGGTTGGCAAAAATGGAAAATTAATTAATGTATATAAGTTACGAACCATGCATCCGTACTCTGAGTATCTGCAACATTATGTTTTTCAAAAGAACAACCTGAAAAAAGGAGGGAAATTAAAAAACGATTTTAGAATATCTAATACAGGTAAATTACTTAGAAAATATTGGATAGACGAATTACCTATGGTTCTTAATTTTTTAAAGGGGGATATGAAACTTATAGGAGGGCGGCCTCTTAGCAGTCATTACTTTAGTTTATACACCAGAGAACTACAGGAGAAAAGAATTAAATTTAAACCAGGACTCATCCCTCCATTTTATGCTGATATGCCAGAGACACTAGAAGAAATTATAGCGTCTGAAATGAAATATTTAACAGCATATGAGAGAAACCCAATTTTAACAGATATTAATTATTTATTTAAAATCATTAAAAACATCGTGGTAAAAGGAAAAAGAAGTTTTTAA
- a CDS encoding DUF354 domain-containing protein, whose amino-acid sequence MKILIDIGHPGHVHLFKNFALEMQKKGHDFLFTCREKEFEIELLKAAGLRFISFGKKYNTTIGKIFGLVKFDIMEILHGLKFRPDILMSHGSPYAAHASAILGKPHISMEDTGNMEQVRLYLPFTNSVLTSNAFHKDLGDRQIWYNGYHELAYLHPNRFVADPGIYDILKINPDTKYVILRFVSWNASHDVNQSGLSIQEKRELIDYLEKKYTVFISSEGKLPDEFKKYQIRIPPEEMHNVLAYACMFIGEGATMASESAVLGTPALYINSIMAGTIKEQEKYGLLFSFKNGEGVLSKIKELDEIPDLKEVFKKRLEKLLQDKIDVTSFMVWFVENYPQSKKAIIDNPKIQLEYK is encoded by the coding sequence ATGAAGATCCTTATCGATATTGGGCATCCAGGTCATGTTCATTTGTTTAAAAATTTTGCATTAGAGATGCAAAAAAAAGGACATGATTTTCTTTTTACATGCCGTGAAAAAGAATTTGAGATCGAGCTATTGAAAGCTGCAGGGCTACGCTTTATTTCATTTGGCAAAAAATACAATACCACTATTGGAAAAATATTTGGCTTAGTAAAGTTCGATATTATGGAAATTCTTCATGGGTTGAAGTTTCGCCCTGATATTTTGATGAGTCATGGCTCTCCTTATGCGGCTCATGCATCGGCTATATTAGGAAAACCACATATATCGATGGAGGATACAGGAAATATGGAACAAGTACGTTTATATTTACCTTTTACAAATAGTGTTTTAACATCTAATGCATTTCATAAAGATTTGGGAGATAGACAAATATGGTATAATGGATACCATGAATTAGCCTACCTGCACCCTAATAGATTTGTTGCGGATCCAGGTATTTATGATATTCTAAAAATTAACCCTGATACTAAATATGTAATACTCAGATTTGTATCCTGGAATGCAAGTCATGATGTAAATCAATCTGGATTATCTATACAAGAAAAACGAGAACTAATAGATTACTTAGAAAAGAAATACACCGTTTTTATCTCCTCTGAAGGAAAATTACCAGATGAGTTCAAAAAATATCAAATAAGGATACCACCAGAAGAAATGCATAATGTTTTGGCATATGCTTGTATGTTTATTGGAGAAGGAGCAACAATGGCCTCAGAATCTGCCGTACTTGGTACACCTGCATTATATATAAATAGCATCATGGCAGGAACCATTAAGGAACAAGAAAAATATGGATTACTGTTTAGTTTTAAAAATGGAGAAGGTGTACTGTCTAAAATTAAAGAACTTGATGAAATCCCTGATTTGAAAGAAGTTTTTAAAAAAAGACTAGAGAAATTATTACAAGATAAAATTGATGTAACCTCCTTTATGGTATGGTTTGTAGAAAATTATCCTCAAAGCAAAAAAGCTATAATAGACAATCCAAAAATACAACTTGAATATAAATGA
- a CDS encoding peptide chain release factor 3, with translation MKFIDEIGRRRTFGIISHPDAGKTTLTEKLLLFGGAIQEAGAVKSNKVKKGATSDFMEIERQRGISVATSVLAFEYKDIKINILDTPGHKDFAEDTFRTLTAVDSVIVVIDVAKGVEEQTEKLVSVCRMRNIPMIVFINKLDREGKDAFELLDEIEQKLGLTVIPLSFPIGMGYDFKGIYNIWEKNINLFSGDNRKNIEETIEISDLSSQNLNDIIGDTAADTLREELELVEGIYPKFEKEQYQNGDLQPVFFGSALNNFGVRELLDCFVTIAPPPKPKESDVRLVHPEEKDFTGFVFKIHANMDPKHRDRLAFIKIVSGTFERNVPYLHTRHNKKLKFSSPNAFFAEKKEIVDISYPGDIVGLHDTGNFKIGDTLTKGEILHYKGVPSFSPEHFRYINNADPMKSKQLAKGIDQLMDEGVAQLFTLELNGRKVIGTVGALQYEVIQYRLEHEYGAKCTYENLNVHKACWVEAKDQDNDEFKDFKRVKSKFLAKDKQGQLVFLADSSFSLQMTQQKYPSIEFHFTSEF, from the coding sequence ATGAAATTTATAGACGAAATTGGGAGAAGAAGAACCTTTGGAATCATCTCTCACCCTGATGCAGGTAAGACTACATTGACCGAAAAATTATTACTTTTTGGAGGTGCTATTCAAGAAGCAGGGGCCGTAAAATCAAACAAAGTTAAAAAAGGAGCTACTAGTGATTTTATGGAAATTGAACGTCAAAGAGGTATATCTGTCGCTACCTCTGTATTAGCTTTTGAGTACAAAGACATTAAGATTAATATTCTAGATACTCCCGGGCATAAAGATTTTGCTGAAGATACATTTAGGACCTTAACTGCTGTGGATAGTGTAATTGTCGTGATTGATGTTGCAAAAGGTGTTGAGGAACAGACTGAAAAATTAGTTTCTGTTTGTAGAATGAGAAATATCCCTATGATTGTTTTTATTAACAAACTGGATCGTGAAGGAAAAGATGCTTTTGAACTTCTGGATGAAATAGAGCAAAAACTTGGCCTTACCGTTATCCCACTAAGTTTTCCTATTGGAATGGGATATGATTTTAAAGGAATTTATAATATTTGGGAAAAAAACATCAATCTTTTTAGCGGTGATAATAGAAAAAATATTGAAGAAACCATCGAAATATCTGATTTATCGTCTCAGAATCTTAATGACATCATCGGTGATACTGCCGCAGACACATTACGTGAAGAATTAGAGTTGGTAGAAGGGATATACCCAAAATTTGAAAAAGAACAGTATCAAAATGGTGATTTACAGCCTGTGTTTTTTGGATCAGCATTAAATAATTTTGGCGTTAGAGAATTATTAGATTGTTTTGTTACTATTGCTCCTCCACCAAAACCAAAAGAAAGTGATGTACGATTGGTACATCCTGAAGAAAAAGATTTTACAGGATTTGTATTTAAAATTCATGCCAATATGGATCCCAAACATAGAGACAGACTGGCTTTTATCAAAATTGTATCAGGGACTTTCGAAAGAAACGTTCCGTATTTGCATACAAGACATAATAAAAAACTTAAATTTTCTAGCCCTAATGCTTTTTTTGCTGAAAAAAAGGAGATTGTAGATATATCATATCCTGGTGATATTGTTGGATTACATGATACCGGGAATTTTAAAATTGGGGATACTCTCACCAAAGGAGAAATTTTGCATTATAAAGGAGTGCCTAGTTTTTCTCCAGAACATTTTAGGTATATCAACAATGCAGATCCTATGAAATCTAAGCAATTAGCAAAGGGAATAGATCAATTAATGGATGAAGGAGTTGCACAGCTTTTTACATTAGAATTGAACGGAAGAAAAGTGATAGGAACCGTTGGCGCTTTACAATATGAAGTAATTCAATATAGATTAGAACATGAGTATGGTGCAAAATGCACGTATGAGAACCTTAATGTTCATAAGGCTTGCTGGGTAGAAGCTAAAGATCAGGATAATGATGAGTTTAAAGATTTTAAACGTGTAAAAAGCAAATTTCTGGCAAAAGATAAACAGGGTCAACTGGTATTTTTGGCTGATTCTTCTTTCAGCTTACAAATGACACAACAAAAATATCCATCGATCGAGTTTCACTTTACTTCAGAATTTTAA
- a CDS encoding lipid II:glycine glycyltransferase FemX: MTKTLTIHTSTSGINPEELEVLLENDSASFFQTPEALSFFITAGYETFAFAIEYDKKITAFVSGIVQKENGIKSSFTRRATIFGGPVFSKEVEEDHVVELFKTVIKHLKHKVIYIETRNLNDYNQYKNALNTIGFEYHPHLNFHVACDTEEKVKQRISSSKLRQVKKSLKEGAVVREAKHQSEIEAYYEILNDLYKTKVKTPLPKLYFFITLWSQRVAKFLLVFYKDEVVGGIVFPIFRDKAIYEWYVCGKDRAYKNIYPSILATWSAMLYACKNNIGRFDFMGAGKPEEDYGVREFKSKFGGDLVEHGRFIYVANPFLYSLGKKAVKILKNS; this comes from the coding sequence ATGACTAAAACACTTACCATACATACAAGTACCAGTGGGATAAACCCAGAGGAATTAGAAGTGCTTTTAGAAAACGATTCTGCAAGTTTTTTTCAAACACCAGAAGCGCTTTCCTTTTTTATCACTGCTGGATATGAGACTTTTGCTTTTGCCATAGAGTATGACAAAAAAATTACTGCATTTGTTTCTGGAATCGTTCAAAAAGAAAATGGAATTAAATCCTCTTTTACCCGTAGAGCAACCATTTTTGGAGGCCCCGTTTTTTCTAAAGAAGTAGAAGAAGATCATGTTGTAGAATTGTTTAAAACGGTGATTAAACATTTAAAACATAAAGTAATTTATATCGAAACTCGTAACCTTAATGATTATAACCAATATAAAAATGCTCTTAATACAATAGGTTTTGAGTATCATCCTCATTTAAATTTTCATGTTGCATGCGATACAGAAGAAAAAGTAAAGCAAAGAATTAGCAGTAGTAAACTAAGGCAAGTTAAAAAAAGTTTAAAAGAAGGTGCAGTAGTACGAGAAGCTAAACATCAATCAGAAATAGAGGCATACTATGAAATTCTTAATGATCTATATAAAACAAAAGTAAAAACACCACTTCCAAAATTATATTTCTTTATCACTTTGTGGAGCCAGAGAGTAGCAAAATTTCTTTTGGTTTTTTATAAAGATGAAGTTGTTGGAGGCATTGTTTTTCCAATTTTTAGAGATAAAGCAATTTATGAATGGTATGTATGTGGTAAAGATAGAGCATATAAGAATATATATCCCAGCATTCTCGCTACGTGGTCGGCTATGCTATATGCATGTAAAAATAACATAGGGAGATTTGATTTTATGGGAGCAGGAAAACCCGAAGAAGATTATGGAGTAAGAGAGTTTAAATCAAAATTTGGAGGAGATTTAGTAGAGCATGGCAGGTTTATTTATGTAGCTAATCCATTTTTGTATAGCCTGGGTAAAAAAGCAGTTAAAATATTGAAAAACAGCTGA
- a CDS encoding GumC family protein: protein MNYEIDDDSENLFIKELLERYIAHWRLFIVSLVICFVIGFFYLRYTPKMYRATSTILIKSENNGAMSELSAFEDLSIFKNAKREVENEIEILKSRPLLENVVRKLHLNVQYFSKTKYSKRFVELTKNSPVKVKFLEDSYYDQGLNFIITILPNAQFAIKDTNENFILKGGYGKCIGSPFGDILVEPDFKILHEYIGTNIYVNSTPLLDMVERYKSTIKIGLTDQNTSVVTLTLTTIAQDRAKEILNSLIEEYNKDVIKDKNQISANTADFIKERIHIINQELGDLEKNVEFFKTENNLTNLSSEASIMLEKSFVNEKEQLAATIQIGLTDYLMDYLENSKNDLLPVNLGFEDRKAVTLISRYNDIALQRNRILKSSGVENPLLINLNDKLFDLRKSIQQSLINLKKTLQLKIDNLKNSDAIVNAQISSLPEKERKLRDIQRQQQIKETLFLYLLEKREETAISLAATVSNVKVIERAYISRSPIRPKKNIVFLTGFLAALIVPIVIVFFKDLMNTKVNDIKELKKKLKLPLLGSIPSSPEDKKLVTPKADRSILAEAFRLLETNLDFLLAHSKEKGKTILITSSIKGEGKSFAASNLGITLGRSGNKVALLEMDLRSAELKERMDVDGKKGITNFIRDESIQIEDIMSNMKGFKNLDVFTSGPKPPNPAELLKHERIEELFGYLKKEYDYILIDTPPITVVADTLLLSSYADLCVYVVRQKFSDKRLLDIPKTLNQEKRFASIAVLFNDVDFRKIGYGYGYGYGYGERSKRGFFKRVLNLMVSR from the coding sequence ATGAATTATGAGATCGATGATGATTCTGAAAATCTATTCATCAAAGAATTACTAGAAAGATATATAGCCCATTGGAGGTTATTTATTGTTTCTCTTGTAATTTGTTTTGTGATAGGTTTTTTCTATTTAAGATATACTCCTAAGATGTATCGAGCTACATCTACTATATTAATTAAATCAGAGAATAATGGAGCAATGTCTGAACTTTCTGCTTTTGAAGACCTCTCTATTTTTAAAAACGCTAAACGAGAAGTAGAAAATGAGATAGAAATACTTAAATCACGACCCTTACTCGAAAATGTTGTTAGAAAACTACACCTAAATGTTCAATATTTTAGTAAAACTAAATACTCTAAACGATTTGTAGAACTTACTAAAAACTCACCTGTTAAAGTTAAGTTCCTTGAAGATTCTTATTATGATCAGGGATTAAATTTTATTATCACGATTCTGCCTAATGCGCAGTTTGCTATAAAAGATACTAACGAAAATTTCATTCTAAAAGGGGGATACGGAAAATGCATAGGTTCTCCCTTTGGAGATATTTTGGTTGAACCAGATTTTAAAATTCTTCACGAGTATATAGGTACTAATATTTATGTAAATAGTACTCCGCTTCTGGATATGGTAGAAAGATATAAGTCGACGATAAAAATAGGTCTTACCGACCAAAATACAAGTGTAGTCACATTAACGCTAACCACAATCGCTCAAGATAGAGCTAAAGAAATTTTAAACAGTCTTATTGAAGAATATAACAAAGATGTTATAAAAGATAAAAATCAAATCTCTGCTAATACTGCCGATTTTATAAAAGAGAGAATACATATTATTAATCAGGAATTAGGTGACTTAGAGAAAAATGTCGAATTCTTTAAAACCGAAAATAATTTAACAAATTTATCTTCAGAAGCTTCTATAATGCTAGAAAAGTCTTTTGTTAATGAAAAAGAACAGTTAGCTGCAACAATACAAATTGGATTAACAGATTATTTAATGGATTATTTAGAAAATTCTAAAAATGATCTTCTTCCTGTAAATCTTGGGTTTGAAGACCGTAAGGCAGTTACCCTGATTTCTCGATACAATGATATAGCATTGCAACGAAATAGAATACTAAAGAGTTCTGGAGTAGAAAACCCACTCTTAATAAACTTAAACGATAAGCTTTTTGATTTAAGAAAGAGCATACAACAAAGTCTCATCAACCTAAAAAAAACGCTTCAACTTAAAATAGATAACCTTAAAAACAGTGATGCTATAGTAAATGCCCAAATTTCATCATTACCAGAAAAAGAACGAAAACTTAGAGATATACAGCGACAACAACAAATCAAAGAAACTTTGTTCTTGTATTTATTAGAAAAAAGAGAAGAAACAGCAATCTCTCTTGCCGCAACCGTTTCGAATGTAAAAGTTATCGAAAGAGCATATATTTCTCGTAGTCCCATACGACCAAAAAAGAATATTGTATTTCTAACAGGCTTTCTTGCGGCACTAATTGTACCTATCGTTATTGTTTTCTTTAAAGATTTAATGAATACTAAGGTTAATGATATTAAAGAGCTAAAAAAGAAATTAAAATTGCCGCTACTAGGTAGTATTCCTTCATCTCCAGAAGATAAAAAGCTGGTAACACCTAAAGCAGATCGATCAATATTGGCAGAAGCATTTAGACTATTAGAAACCAATCTAGACTTTCTCTTGGCGCATTCTAAAGAAAAAGGAAAAACCATTTTAATTACTTCTAGTATTAAAGGAGAAGGAAAGTCCTTTGCCGCTAGTAATCTAGGGATAACTCTTGGTCGTTCTGGAAATAAGGTTGCTTTGTTAGAAATGGATTTAAGATCTGCAGAGTTAAAAGAGCGAATGGATGTTGATGGTAAAAAAGGAATTACCAATTTTATTAGAGACGAATCTATACAGATTGAGGATATAATGTCTAATATGAAAGGCTTTAAGAACTTAGACGTTTTTACCTCTGGGCCAAAACCTCCAAACCCTGCAGAATTATTAAAACATGAACGAATTGAAGAATTATTTGGGTATTTAAAAAAAGAATACGATTATATTCTTATAGATACACCTCCTATTACTGTTGTAGCAGATACTTTATTATTAAGCTCTTATGCCGATTTGTGTGTCTATGTAGTAAGACAAAAGTTTTCAGATAAAAGACTTTTGGATATTCCTAAAACACTAAATCAAGAAAAACGATTTGCTTCTATAGCAGTTTTGTTTAATGATGTAGACTTTAGAAAAATTGGATATGGATATGGCTACGGATATGGCTATGGAGAAAGATCAAAGAGAGGATTCTTTAAAAGAGTGCTAAACCTAATGGTTAGTAGATAA
- a CDS encoding class I SAM-dependent methyltransferase, with translation MAEKIYTEENSEYLKKNPTWHAEDSPWKAKQIIKMLDRNPIHPKSIAEVGCGAGEILNQLHKTMPDDVHFTGYDISNDAINIARQREKSRLEFKSEDFLKINSKFDLLLMIDVFEHVDDYLGFLKLCKHKAKNTIFHIPLDISVNRLLKNDLMSLRKSVGHLHHFTKETAIATLKDCGYEIVDFFYTTSFLDFPRKTISSKITYLPKRILYKANKDITVKLLGGCSLLVMTK, from the coding sequence ATGGCTGAAAAAATTTACACCGAAGAAAATAGTGAGTATTTAAAAAAAAATCCTACCTGGCATGCCGAAGACTCGCCTTGGAAAGCTAAACAGATCATTAAAATGTTAGATCGTAATCCAATACATCCAAAATCTATTGCAGAAGTTGGTTGTGGTGCTGGTGAGATATTAAATCAATTGCATAAGACGATGCCCGATGATGTGCATTTTACAGGATATGATATTTCGAATGATGCTATTAATATTGCCAGACAAAGAGAAAAATCTAGATTAGAATTTAAATCAGAAGATTTTCTAAAGATAAACTCAAAATTCGATTTATTACTCATGATAGATGTTTTTGAACATGTTGATGATTACCTTGGGTTCTTAAAACTATGTAAGCATAAAGCAAAAAATACGATATTTCATATCCCATTAGATATATCAGTTAACCGACTATTGAAAAATGATCTTATGTCTTTACGAAAATCTGTGGGACATCTACATCATTTCACAAAAGAAACCGCAATAGCTACATTAAAAGATTGCGGATATGAGATTGTTGATTTCTTTTACACGACAAGTTTTCTGGATTTTCCTAGAAAAACAATAAGTTCAAAAATTACATACTTACCCAAAAGAATACTGTATAAAGCCAATAAAGATATAACTGTAAAGCTATTAGGTGGATGCTCATTATTAGTCATGACAAAATAG